A genomic segment from Paenibacillus sp. FSL K6-1096 encodes:
- a CDS encoding HNH endonuclease — protein MRIQQWRWEYMERNILEFNRGLHTKSFATKKFTMFYHWYYHPILDLFAPSKFIGYSNTNHENYKGEGNGGQTQKLLKNYFDPVSIDEYELYLDKLTKYADSFGHKLSKRLSTAGGGWIYIPNKIVERFIEHDKSYEVGIDNEEVLFKEGAGKRITVNKYERDPNIKKAAILVHGVTCMGCGFNFEEHYGEYGKGFIEIHHLESLASIKGEHYVDPKEDIAVLCANCHRMVHRKKDNPLTLEQLIMMINSNKL, from the coding sequence GTGCGTATTCAACAATGGAGATGGGAATATATGGAGAGGAATATACTAGAGTTTAATCGTGGATTACATACAAAAAGTTTTGCAACTAAGAAATTCACTATGTTCTACCATTGGTATTATCACCCTATTTTGGATCTGTTTGCTCCGAGTAAATTCATTGGGTATAGTAATACAAATCATGAAAATTATAAAGGGGAGGGAAACGGGGGACAAACCCAAAAATTATTGAAGAACTATTTTGATCCCGTTTCTATTGATGAATATGAATTATATTTAGACAAATTAACTAAATATGCTGACTCATTTGGGCATAAGCTTTCGAAAAGATTATCCACAGCAGGTGGAGGGTGGATTTATATACCTAATAAAATTGTTGAGCGTTTTATTGAACATGATAAATCATATGAGGTTGGTATAGACAATGAAGAAGTTTTGTTTAAAGAGGGAGCGGGAAAAAGAATTACTGTTAATAAATATGAACGAGATCCAAATATAAAGAAGGCCGCCATATTGGTTCATGGTGTAACGTGCATGGGGTGTGGGTTTAACTTCGAGGAACATTATGGTGAGTACGGTAAGGGGTTTATTGAAATACATCATCTTGAATCGCTCGCTAGTATAAAGGGAGAGCACTATGTAGATCCCAAAGAAGATATTGCAGTCCTATGCGCAAACTGTCATAGAATGGTTCACCGTAAAAAGGATAACCCATTAACGTTAGAACAGCTAATCATGATGATAAATAGTAACAAATTATAA
- a CDS encoding SprT family zinc-dependent metalloprotease, whose protein sequence is MQHQMTYGTTTIEYTLIRKPDKRDVSISVDMYEGVRVIAPEGIEQAQIDQIMYNKAPWILKKQYGFREIEEQVSHHEFLSGEKISYLGRAYRLKVTKQPIKTAKLQFKNGRFNADLPIHYSQEQQTVELKNLCIDWYKAYGTAKIKERIKQYSKLMGLTPTSLLLKDQEKRWGSCTQKGELLINWRIMMAPLRIVDYVVVHEMAHLKIPDHSEAFWSFLRSVMPDYEERKEWLRINGPSLTL, encoded by the coding sequence ATGCAGCATCAAATGACTTACGGAACTACCACCATAGAATATACCCTGATACGTAAGCCAGACAAAAGAGACGTCTCCATTTCAGTAGATATGTACGAAGGAGTTCGTGTCATTGCTCCTGAAGGCATAGAGCAAGCCCAGATTGATCAGATCATGTACAATAAAGCGCCCTGGATATTAAAGAAGCAGTATGGATTCCGTGAGATTGAAGAACAGGTTTCGCATCATGAATTCCTAAGTGGTGAGAAGATTTCTTACCTTGGGAGAGCTTATCGATTGAAAGTTACTAAGCAACCCATAAAGACAGCTAAACTTCAATTTAAAAACGGGAGATTTAACGCAGATCTCCCTATTCATTACAGCCAAGAACAGCAAACGGTGGAACTTAAAAATCTCTGTATTGACTGGTACAAAGCTTACGGTACAGCGAAAATCAAAGAACGCATTAAACAATACAGCAAACTAATGGGTCTAACTCCTACCTCACTGCTCCTTAAAGACCAAGAAAAGCGTTGGGGTAGTTGTACGCAAAAAGGAGAGCTTCTGATCAATTGGCGTATCATGATGGCTCCCCTGCGTATTGTTGATTATGTAGTTGTTCATGAAATGGCTCACTTAAAAATTCCAGATCACTCCGAAGCATTTTGGAGCTTCCTTAGATCAGTAATGCCTGACTACGAGGAACGGAAGGAATGGCTCAGAATTAACGGTCCTTCGTTAACTCTATAG